In Paraburkholderia flava, one genomic interval encodes:
- a CDS encoding helix-turn-helix domain-containing protein, whose protein sequence is MTHHATPVESGPLQKEGVIRSHFDVQALAPYQQLLAWRDRVGHVIDVLPTRAGIEMPFNASIDRYGVGELVFTDCRSDTMLLDRSLARISTDSIRDFVFHVFLEGDVDDVSVRSSARPGGTGAATFLALDMGQPVRMRRNACRVLTFFVPGALAAQVFPDPEALHGRTMRNETPLTRLILEHVAALSRNVANMDAGALRCAIHTGAELLVAAFGKQAGLDGSVRAAARAAMFGHVRRHIQANLRNPDLSPESIVDSLRLSRPSVYRLFQHEGGLGAYIRHLRLRQAVDELARCRHLTVTEIAYGLGFTSSSDFTRAFRRSYGMAPRDFREAAARA, encoded by the coding sequence ATGACCCATCACGCTACCCCCGTTGAATCCGGCCCTCTGCAGAAAGAAGGCGTGATTCGCAGCCATTTCGACGTGCAAGCCCTCGCGCCGTACCAGCAACTGCTGGCATGGCGGGACCGGGTCGGCCATGTCATCGACGTCCTCCCCACCCGCGCCGGAATCGAGATGCCGTTCAACGCATCGATCGATCGTTACGGTGTCGGCGAACTCGTTTTTACCGATTGCCGCTCCGACACGATGCTGCTCGACCGGTCGCTCGCGCGGATCTCGACCGACAGCATTCGCGACTTCGTCTTCCACGTGTTTCTCGAAGGCGACGTCGACGACGTATCGGTCCGCTCGTCTGCCCGCCCGGGTGGCACAGGTGCCGCCACCTTTCTCGCGCTCGACATGGGGCAACCCGTCCGGATGCGGCGCAACGCGTGTCGCGTGCTGACGTTCTTCGTGCCGGGCGCGCTCGCGGCGCAGGTGTTTCCCGATCCCGAGGCGCTGCACGGCCGGACGATGCGCAACGAAACCCCGCTCACGCGGCTGATCCTCGAACACGTAGCGGCGCTGAGCCGGAACGTCGCGAACATGGACGCGGGCGCGCTGCGCTGCGCGATTCACACGGGCGCCGAACTGCTCGTCGCCGCGTTCGGCAAGCAAGCCGGTCTCGACGGCAGCGTGCGCGCGGCGGCGCGGGCCGCGATGTTCGGCCACGTGCGCCGGCATATCCAGGCCAATCTTCGCAATCCGGATCTTTCGCCCGAGAGCATCGTCGATTCGCTGCGGCTCTCGCGGCCCAGCGTGTACCGGCTGTTCCAGCACGAAGGCGGACTCGGCGCCTATATCCGGCACCTCAGATTGCGGCAAGCCGTCGACGAGCTGGCCCGCTGCCGGCATCTCACGGTCACTGAAATCGCGTATGGGCTCGGCTTTACGAGTTCGTCCGATTTCACGCGTGCGTTCCGGCGGTCGTATGGGATGGCGCCGCGCGATTTTCGCGAGGCGGCGGCGCGGGCGTGA